GGGAAGCCCAGTCTACTTTCGTTCCTGGTGGATCAAATAATCTAGTAAGGGCCTTAGTTGAGGGTTGTCCACCGTCCACTCTCCAAATAATACTGTCTGCTTCTCCATGGATTGGAGGTAGTACATGAGTTATTTCGAGGCACTCAAAATCCGTGATAGTGGGCCATCGCCATTCACCTCCACAAATGATCGAGCTAAGCTTGGTCGACAAATCCAGTCCCAATAGGTTCAGAGCGCACGGGAATCTATTAATAAGTGACCCAAGAGGGTGCCATGCATCCTGCCATATATAGAAACTCGTTCCATCTCCAATACAGTAATCCACCACTGGGCGAATGTAACTTCGAAGACGTAGCAATTTCCTCCAACCCTATGAACCCCTATCATCGCGTACTGTCCAAACAGAGGTGTTTTGTAACCGACTAGCGTACAACCAGTCCACCCAAATTGATGTCCTCTCGCATCGGATTacatcacagagtttcttacTCATTAATGCCTGATTCAATGTAGCAACATCCCTGATTCCTTGGCCTCCCTCCTCAACAGGCCGACACACGTCAttccatgctacctttgcGTATCCACTGTTCCCTATTCCTTTCCATAAGAAAGCTCGTagtcttttctcaatttctttaatgATTTTCTTCGACAAAATGATTGCAGAGGCCCAATAAACACTAAGTGATGTGAGCACAGATTTTAGAATTTACACTCTTCCGGCATATGAAAGTGCAAGCCCCTCCCACCCAGCAACATGTTGgtcaatttttatcaataacagttggcaatctgaaaaagacaatTTAGAAAATAGGAGAGGAAGACCAAGGTACCTCATCGACAGTTGCCCTTCCTGGAACCCAAGTAAAGTCAGTATATCTTCTCTAAGTCCCTGTGTTGACCCTGAGATGATAAGATGACTCTTTTGGACGTTCAGCTTCAGCTCTGACCATCCAGCAAATCGATCAAGTCCCATTTTGAAAACTCCGATGGATGTAATGTCAGTCTTGCTTAACAATAGTAGGTCGTCAGCGAACCCAAACTGGAACACACGCGCTGCTTTGCATTTTCAGTGAAACGTAAAAGGACCTTTTTGATCAATCAACTGGAGAAAACCCAAGTGTAGCACCTCCATGACGAGCACAAATAAGTACGATGAAAGAGGATCCCCCTGTCGTAGCCCTCTAGCTCCCGTGAAGAATCCATGGGGCTTTCCATTGAGCCCGACTGAGAAAGATGTTGTAGTGACAcattcctcaatccacctggtAAATATGTTCGGGAACCCAAATAGCTCAAGAACAACAGACAGAAAGTCCCACTCAATCGTATCATACGCCTTTCTAATATCCACTTTCAACGCACATCTGGGAGGAAGGCGTGTCTGGTTGTATCCCGAAAAGAATTCCTGGGCTAGCATGATATTATCACTGGGAGGAAGGCGTGTCTGGTTGTATCCCGAAAAGAATTCCTGGGCTAGCATGATATTATCACTGATACTTTTGTTAGGCACAAATGTTGTTTGGCAGGGGCTAATGAGTTTGTCCAAAACCACACTCAATCATTGGACAATGAGTTTGGCGGTAATCTTATAAAGCACATTACATCAAGAAATGGGTCGAAAATCACTTATGGACATTAGGGAGTGAACCTTCGGTATAACTGCCAGCAAAGTGGTGTTGATTTGTTTCAAGAGCCTCCCggtattaaagaaatccaacacCGCTTCCCTTACCTCCTGTCCCACATCGGCCATGCCGCTTTAAAGAAACCTGATGAGTACCCATCGGGCCCCGATGCTTTATCCTCAGCAATATCAAACACTACCTGTTTAACATCAACCGGGGTGAAAGGCAATAAGACAGAGTTGGCCTCTATAACTGCCAGCAAAGTGGTGTTGATTTGTTTCAAGAGCCTCCCggtattaaagaaatccaacacCGCTTTCCCTTACCTCTGTCCCACATCGGCCATGCCGCTTTAAAGAAACCTGATGAGTACCCATCGGGCCCCGATGCTTTATCCTCAGCAATATCAAACACTACCTGTTTAACATCAACCGGGGTGAAAGGCAATAAGACAGAGTTGGCCTCGTCGTCTGTCAGCAAATGCCATGCCCATGGTCTAAGGAACCGGATATCAACTACATCTCGTCGTCTCTCTCCTCCTAGCAGGTTTTGGAAGAAGGAGACAAATTCATTTACCACCGCCTGCTGCTCCCATATGGGTGACTCCGTgttcatcattaatttgcaagATTCTCCTTGTTGTCCTTCGTTGCGCAATCTTGTGAAAAAAAACCAtggagcattggtcacccccttcatccactccA
This portion of the Sesamum indicum cultivar Zhongzhi No. 13 unplaced genomic scaffold, S_indicum_v1.0 scaffold00615, whole genome shotgun sequence genome encodes:
- the LOC110011481 gene encoding uncharacterized protein LOC110011481, whose protein sequence is MEWMKGVTNAPWFFFTRLRNEGQQGESCKLMMNTESPIWEQQAVVNEFVSFFQNLLGGERRRDVVDIRFLRPWAWHLLTDDEANSVLLPFTPVDVKQVVFDIAEDKASGPDGYSSGFFKAAWPMWDRVIEANSVLLPFTPVDVKQVVFDIAEDKASGPDGYSSGFFKAAWPMWDRRWIEECVTTTSFSVGLNGKPHGFFTGARGLRQGDPLSSYLFVLVMEVLHLGFLQLIDQKELKLNVQKSHLIISGSTQGLREDILTLLGFQEGQLSMSVYWASAIILSKKIIKEIEKRLRAFLWKGIGNSGYAKVAWNDVCRPVEEGGQGIRDVATLNQALMSKKLCDVIRCERTSIWVDWLYASRLQNTSVWTVRDDRGS